Proteins encoded by one window of Streptomyces sp. NBC_01571:
- a CDS encoding ABC transporter substrate-binding protein yields the protein MNRRTLLGGLFAAASVPALAACGSGITSLDNSGGDSGGGSGSSAGGLTIGTANFTENQILGYLYAGVLSAAGIRTKVRPNLGSREIVVPALEGGDIDLLPEYQGSLLLYLDAKATDTEAGAMQNTLTTVLPAGLEVLPYAAAEDRDSFAVTRETADKYGLRSLADLRKANGRLVLGAAAEMKKRVVGAVGLKERYGVEFKEFKSLDSSGPLVKGALKKGDVDVANVFTTDVDVIENGWVVLTDPLNLIPSQHIVPLIASRKADAKVRKALASLGNVLSSEELTRLNRLVDKEKKDPDEVAAAWLKTKKLS from the coding sequence ATGAACCGTAGGACTCTGCTCGGGGGCCTGTTCGCCGCGGCCTCCGTCCCCGCCCTGGCCGCCTGCGGCAGCGGCATCACCTCGCTCGACAACTCGGGCGGCGACAGCGGCGGCGGCTCCGGATCCAGTGCCGGCGGTCTGACCATCGGGACCGCCAACTTCACCGAGAACCAGATCCTCGGCTACCTGTACGCGGGTGTCCTGTCGGCCGCGGGTATCAGGACGAAGGTCCGCCCCAACCTGGGCTCGCGCGAGATCGTCGTGCCCGCGCTGGAGGGCGGCGACATCGACCTGCTCCCCGAGTACCAGGGCAGCCTGCTCCTCTACCTGGACGCGAAGGCCACGGACACCGAGGCCGGCGCCATGCAGAACACGCTCACGACCGTGCTGCCCGCCGGCCTGGAGGTCCTGCCGTACGCGGCCGCCGAGGACCGCGACAGCTTCGCGGTCACCCGGGAGACCGCCGACAAGTACGGCCTGAGGAGCCTCGCGGACCTGCGCAAGGCCAACGGCCGGCTGGTTCTGGGCGCCGCGGCCGAGATGAAGAAGCGGGTCGTCGGCGCGGTGGGCCTCAAGGAGCGCTACGGCGTGGAGTTCAAGGAGTTCAAGTCCCTCGACTCCTCCGGGCCGCTGGTCAAGGGCGCCCTGAAGAAGGGAGACGTCGACGTCGCCAACGTCTTCACCACGGACGTGGACGTCATCGAGAACGGCTGGGTCGTCCTCACCGACCCGCTGAACCTGATCCCCTCCCAGCACATCGTCCCGCTCATCGCCTCCCGCAAGGCCGACGCCAAGGTCCGCAAGGCCCTGGCTTCCCTCGGCAACGTGCTCTCGTCCGAGGAACTGACCAGGCTCAACCGGCTGGTGGACAAGGAGAAGAAGGATCCGGACGAGGTCGCGGCCGCGTGGCTGAAGACGAAGAAACTGTCCTGA
- a CDS encoding LacI family DNA-binding transcriptional regulator: MARPNKRTTLREVAEATGLSTAAVSYALRGKHVSKETEERVRKAAAELGYEADPIARALASGRTSMVGVLAGDLQDLWQQQLMAAIGRELLAGDRYALILDAGGDPDRELVLAKQLRDQRVDALLVSPVNPSAEGWAAIADALPVVAVGDSLSAARTAGQVIFDNRAGIDAVLEYLHGLGHRRVTVLTPTRPSTPDRPADVYVREAAERLGLRAELVPCPQELGEATVVARRLLDGPRPATAVFCFSDSLAYGVYAAAAEASVVVGRDVSVVGFDDHPVSRVLAPPLTTVDWGLSEIAAEAARLTVAAIEGKRVRRKRILCAPRMSERGSAVRV, from the coding sequence ATGGCCAGGCCCAATAAGCGCACCACCCTCCGGGAGGTGGCCGAGGCCACGGGTCTCTCCACCGCCGCCGTCTCCTACGCCCTGCGGGGCAAGCACGTCTCGAAGGAGACCGAGGAGCGGGTGCGCAAGGCCGCCGCCGAGCTCGGTTACGAGGCGGATCCCATCGCCCGCGCGCTGGCCAGCGGCCGTACCAGCATGGTCGGCGTCCTCGCGGGGGACCTCCAGGACCTGTGGCAGCAGCAGCTGATGGCGGCCATCGGGCGGGAGCTGCTGGCCGGTGACCGTTACGCGCTGATCCTGGACGCCGGTGGTGATCCCGACCGTGAGCTGGTGCTCGCCAAGCAGTTGCGCGACCAGCGGGTGGACGCGCTGCTGGTGTCGCCGGTGAACCCCTCGGCCGAGGGGTGGGCGGCGATCGCCGACGCGCTGCCGGTGGTGGCCGTCGGGGACTCGCTCAGCGCGGCCCGTACGGCGGGGCAGGTCATCTTCGACAACCGGGCCGGTATCGACGCCGTGCTGGAGTACCTGCACGGTCTCGGCCACCGCCGGGTGACGGTGCTGACCCCGACCCGGCCCAGCACGCCGGACCGGCCCGCCGACGTGTATGTGCGCGAGGCTGCCGAGCGGCTCGGGTTGCGGGCCGAACTGGTGCCGTGTCCGCAGGAGTTGGGTGAGGCGACGGTGGTGGCTCGCCGGCTGCTGGACGGGCCTCGGCCCGCGACCGCCGTGTTCTGCTTCTCCGACTCGCTCGCGTACGGGGTGTACGCGGCGGCGGCCGAGGCGTCGGTCGTGGTCGGGCGGGACGTGTCCGTGGTCGGGTTCGACGACCATCCCGTCTCGCGGGTGCTGGCTCCGCCGTTGACCACGGTGGACTGGGGGTTGTCCGAGATCGCTGCGGAGGCTGCGCGGTTGACCGTCGCGGCGATCGAGGGGAAGCGGGTGCGGAGGAAGAGGATTCTGTGTGCGCCTCGGATGAGTGAACGGGGGTCGGCCGTACGGGTGTAG
- a CDS encoding amidohydrolase yields MPTDVHQHIWPPAFIELLRARTAPPRLDGWTLHLAGEPPYEADPADHDLAARTALARTDGLDLALVSLSSPLGIEFLPPADAAPLLAAFHDGALALPAPFGVWASPCLSAPDPAAVERELRRGCAGLQLPATALLDAAGWERHAPLLDVLTHEDKPLFVHPGAAPPAPHAPPWWPALVPYVHQLHASWFAFRAFGRARHPRLRVCFAALAGLAPLHGERLAARGGGRGEIDFDVFYETSSYGTRAVDALVRAVGIDVVVSGSDRPYATPVVPDLGADAAVHALRTANPDRLLKGATP; encoded by the coding sequence GTGCCCACCGACGTCCACCAGCACATATGGCCGCCCGCGTTCATCGAGCTGCTGCGCGCCCGCACCGCGCCACCGCGCCTCGACGGCTGGACCCTGCACCTGGCGGGCGAGCCGCCGTACGAGGCCGACCCGGCCGACCACGACCTCGCCGCCCGCACCGCGCTCGCCCGCACCGACGGCCTCGACCTGGCCCTGGTCTCCCTGTCCAGCCCCCTCGGCATCGAGTTCCTGCCGCCCGCGGACGCCGCACCCCTGCTCGCCGCCTTCCACGACGGCGCGCTCGCCCTCCCCGCGCCCTTCGGCGTCTGGGCCTCCCCCTGCCTGTCCGCACCGGACCCCGCGGCGGTCGAACGGGAGCTCCGCCGCGGCTGCGCCGGCCTCCAACTCCCCGCCACCGCCCTCCTGGACGCGGCGGGCTGGGAGCGCCACGCACCGCTCCTCGACGTCCTGACCCACGAGGACAAGCCGCTGTTCGTGCACCCGGGCGCGGCGCCACCGGCCCCGCACGCCCCGCCCTGGTGGCCGGCGCTGGTGCCCTACGTCCACCAGCTGCACGCGTCCTGGTTCGCCTTCCGCGCCTTCGGCCGCGCCCGCCACCCTCGGCTGCGCGTCTGCTTCGCCGCCCTCGCGGGCCTGGCCCCGCTGCACGGTGAGCGGCTCGCGGCCCGCGGCGGAGGGCGCGGCGAGATCGACTTCGACGTCTTCTACGAGACCTCCTCCTACGGAACCCGCGCGGTGGACGCGCTCGTCCGGGCCGTCGGCATCGACGTCGTCGTCAGCGGCAGCGACCGCCCCTACGCGACCCCGGTCGTCCCCGACCTCGGCGCGGACGCCGCCGTCCACGCCCTGCGCACCGCCAACCCCGACCGACTTCTGAAGGGAGCCACCCCATGA
- a CDS encoding cysteine dioxygenase family protein, with the protein MTYQALPDRTLDKRELRALVDDLAARPDRWREQVAFSDEERHYASLYRDEYVDVWLLCWTRQNDTGWHDHDISSGAVAVVQGALNESNPRIGGSHLSVTVGAGESFCFGPEHIHRLTGATDDAVSLHAYSPPLWRLGQYDITEDGLMRRISVSYADELRPLDLPAA; encoded by the coding sequence ATGACGTACCAGGCCCTGCCGGACCGCACGCTCGACAAGCGCGAACTCCGGGCCCTCGTCGACGATCTCGCCGCCCGCCCCGACCGCTGGCGGGAACAGGTCGCGTTCTCCGACGAGGAGCGGCACTACGCCTCGCTGTACCGCGACGAGTACGTCGACGTCTGGCTGCTGTGCTGGACCCGGCAGAACGACACCGGCTGGCACGATCACGACATCTCCTCCGGCGCCGTCGCCGTCGTCCAGGGCGCGCTCAACGAGTCCAACCCGCGCATAGGCGGCAGCCATCTGTCCGTCACCGTCGGCGCCGGCGAGTCCTTCTGCTTCGGCCCCGAGCACATCCACCGCCTCACCGGCGCCACCGACGACGCGGTCTCGCTGCACGCGTACTCGCCGCCACTGTGGCGGCTGGGCCAGTACGACATCACCGAGGACGGCCTGATGCGCCGGATCTCCGTCTCGTACGCGGACGAGCTGCGCCCGCTGGACCTTCCCGCCGCGTGA